A window of Bradyrhizobium sp. AZCC 1719 genomic DNA:
GCGCAGAATGTTGTCGCCGCGATAGACCACGGTCACGTCGGAGCCGAAGCCGGCAAAGATGCCGGCAAACTCCAGCGCGATATAGCCGCCGCCCTGGATCACGATGCGCTTCGGCAGTTCGGTGAGGTGAAACGCCTCGTTAGAGGAAATCACGTGCTCGATGCCGGGGATCTCCCGCCCGTGGTTGGGCGCGCCGCCGGTCGCGATCAGGATGTATTTTGCGGTGACCGTTTCGCCGGTCAACAGGCGCAGCGTGTGGGCGTCTTCCAGCACCGCGCGCGTCTTGACAATGCGCGCGCCTGACTTCTCGACATTGGCAGCGTAGATGCCTTCGAGGCGAGCGATCTCCTTGTCCTTGTTGGCGACCAGCGTCGGCCAATCGAAGGAAAGTTCGGGGATGGTCCAGCCGAAACCTTTTGCGTCCTCGATCTCGTGGCGGACGTGCGAGCCGAGCACAAACAGCTTTTTCGGCACACAGCCGCGGATCACGCAGGTGCCGCCCATCCGGTATTCTTCGGCAACCATGACCTTTGCGCCATGGCCGGCAGCGATGCGGGCGGCGCGAACGCCGCCCGAACCACCGCCGATGACGAACAGATCGACGTCGAACTCAGCCATCTCAACCCCGCCCGAAGCCGCTTCTGGTTTGGATCAGATATCCTTGCCGCGCTTCTTCATCTCGGCACGGAACTGGCCGTTGATGGTTTCGGCAAAGGCCTGCGCCCACTGGTTCATGTAGGACATGCTGAACTGAATGGCGCGAGGCTCGCTCGCGAGCAGCTTCTGGCCGAGCGGCGACTTGTAGAAGGTCACAAGGTCCTTCAACTCCTGCTCAGTGAACTCATTGGCGTAGACCTGCGCCATGCCTTCGCCGATCTCCTTTTCGCGGCCGGCGAGATTCTTGGCCACGATCACGGCGACCTCGTTGAGATCCTTCTGATAGTTCAGATTGCTCTGCATCAGCACGTTCTTGGTCTGCTCGACGAGATTGGGAACGGCGTTGGCGTACATCGCCGCCGCGTTCTTCATCGCCAGGATTTCCTTGGCGGCGGCGATCGCCGCCGGTGAACCGGGCTTGAGTTGCGTGGTCCCAGGCGCCGCGGGCGCGTTCTTCTGCTGCGCGC
This region includes:
- a CDS encoding DUF2059 domain-containing protein; translated protein: MKRLSRILSAAGLAVGLALTGAPAGAQQKNAPAAPGTTQLKPGSPAAIAAAKEILAMKNAAAMYANAVPNLVEQTKNVLMQSNLNYQKDLNEVAVIVAKNLAGREKEIGEGMAQVYANEFTEQELKDLVTFYKSPLGQKLLASEPRAIQFSMSYMNQWAQAFAETINGQFRAEMKKRGKDI